One Candidatus Poseidoniia archaeon genomic region harbors:
- a CDS encoding pyridoxal-phosphate dependent enzyme produces the protein MVTLADVRAAAARLDGVALWTPVRTSRALDKLAGRELVFKCENLQKVGAFKFRGAWNAVASLPEGEAARGVCTHSSGNHAQALALAAQMRGIAAHIVMPENVAPIKLHAVESYGAEITLCEPTLAARESALAELRRTTGAVLVHPYDNARVIAGQGTAALELLAQAELDAIITPVGGGGLLSGTCIAVRGTAPGVALYGAEPAGADDAARSLAVGKFIPQTGPDTICDGLLSSLGELTWPILRDHLAAIITVNDDAVRRAMRLLRVELGLLVEPSGAIGLAAALSPTFESDAQRVGVILSGGNIDAAEFFGE, from the coding sequence ATGGTTACACTCGCCGACGTTCGCGCTGCCGCTGCGCGGCTCGATGGCGTGGCGCTGTGGACGCCGGTCAGGACGTCCCGGGCGCTGGACAAACTGGCGGGTCGCGAGCTCGTCTTCAAGTGCGAAAACCTGCAGAAGGTGGGCGCGTTCAAGTTCCGCGGCGCGTGGAACGCGGTCGCGTCGCTCCCCGAAGGCGAAGCGGCGCGCGGCGTCTGCACCCACAGCAGCGGCAACCACGCGCAGGCGCTGGCGCTCGCGGCGCAGATGCGCGGCATCGCGGCGCATATCGTAATGCCCGAGAATGTAGCGCCAATCAAGCTGCACGCGGTCGAAAGCTACGGCGCCGAAATCACGCTCTGCGAGCCAACGCTGGCAGCGCGCGAAAGCGCACTGGCGGAACTGCGGCGCACGACCGGCGCGGTGCTGGTGCACCCCTACGATAACGCACGCGTGATTGCCGGGCAGGGCACCGCCGCGCTGGAGCTGCTGGCGCAGGCCGAGCTCGACGCCATCATCACGCCGGTCGGCGGCGGCGGGCTGCTCTCGGGCACCTGCATCGCCGTGCGGGGCACCGCGCCCGGAGTCGCGCTCTATGGCGCCGAGCCGGCTGGCGCCGACGATGCGGCGCGGTCGCTGGCCGTCGGGAAGTTCATTCCACAGACTGGGCCCGATACCATCTGCGACGGGCTGCTCTCCAGCCTGGGCGAGCTGACCTGGCCCATCCTGCGCGACCATCTTGCGGCCATCATCACCGTCAACGACGACGCTGTCCGACGGGCGATGCGGCTGCTGCGCGTCGAACTGGGTCTGCTGGTTGAGCCAAGCGGCGCCATCGGGCTCGCGGCGGCGCTCTCGCCCACCTTCGAGAGCGACGCGCAGCGCGTCGGCGTCATCCTGAGCGGCGGCAACATTGATGCCGCGGAGTTTTTCGGCGAGTGA